The Shewanella halotolerans region CGACTATGTTAGAGCGCAGTTCATAGAGGATCTCCTCCATCTCGAACACCGCCGGTAGTGTCTCGATAAGACAGGTACACTTAATGGTGCCCGGTGTTAGACAGAAGCGCTCTTCCACATAGGCAAACACCTTGGCCCACCAGCGCGCCTCGACATGACTCTCTAGTTTAGGAATATAGAAGTAAGGTCCGCTGCCTTTCTCCAGCAATTGGCGATAGTTGTGGTAGAAGTAGAGGCAGAAATCGAATAGTGCCCCAGGGATCGCCTCGCCATTGAAGACGACATGCTTCTCTTTAAGGTGCAGGCCGCGTACACGGGCGATAAGCACGGCAGGATCTTCATCAAGCGTATAATGCTTACCTGTCTCGGGCGCCGTGTACTCTATCTCGCCGCGCACGGCATCACGCAGATTAATTTGGCCTTGAATCACCTTGATCCAGCTAGGCGCCAGAGAGTCTTCGAAGTCGGCCATAAAGACTTTAACGTTGGCATTGAGGGCGTTAATGATCATCTTGCGATCCACAGGCCCTGTGATCTCAACACGTCTGTCTTGCAGGTCTTGGGGAATACCGCGGATCTGCCAGTCGCCGTCTCTGATGGCACGGGTCTCGGGTAAGAAATCGGGCAGCGCGCCCTTATCGATCAGTTCCTGCTTCTGCCTGCGCATCTCGAGTAGCTTAGGTACCTCTGCCGCAAACTGATCACACAAGACCTCAAGCAAACTCAGCGCACCTTCGTTAAGCACTATCTCTTGCCCCGGCACTGGCGCCCCCAGGATAGACAATCCCGTCTCTAGCTGATGTTTATTCATTACCTGTTCAGTCATCCCGATATCTCCCAAGCGCTCACTTACCGTTAATTTCAATTCTTCCAGCCTTTAACCTAAGGCCCGCCATACCTTGTAATGATGGCCATACAGCTTGAAACACCAGCAAGGGGTTACAAATGTACGTTTTGAACAAAATCTACTAACAAACTGTTGGGATTGCAACAATACGATCGTCGAGAAAATCAGCGAAAAAAGCTGAGTTACATCACAAAAAATTGGTAAGACCAAAAAGCAAATACAGACTTAAGCAGTTGTTTTTATAAAATTAATTTAAACAACAACAAATCAAGAAATGACTAAATTTAAAAGTTGTCTGACAAATGAACCAAGTCCCACACACTGAAAGTTATTACGTAAATTTATTACGTACAGTAATTTTATCGATACAGAGATTTCGCCTAGAAGCCTGACAGATAAAAAGGCGGCACGTTTTGCTTTACTTGCAAGTAAGGCCATTAAAGCCCAATAATTTCAATACCTTGAACGCAACTCTGACACACCCAAAATCAAACGCACGTTTCAATTTGACGTTTACGTAAACGACACAAAAGCAAAGCGAAATGACTTGTCACAATTCGGTAACGTTTGTCGATCAACATCACGATTTTTTTTGGTTTGCTGCAAAAAAAATCAAAAAAAAACCGAATAAATTGCATAGCTAACCCAGCAGAGACGCTTATCATGCAGCCAGGACAAGGCATCAAACTCGGCCATTCGACAAGCCTCGCTCTCCTTCTGTCGCTATTCTTCTATCGCCCCCTTCTATCGCTATCCTCCTGTCGCTAAGCAATCAGCGTAAAATGACTAACTCGCACGGTGACTAGCCGCTCAGCTTTAATATCAATAGTAATAAAAGGCAGCAAACCTAAGTTCAAACAACAAAATACTGAAGGCGAACCGCACAAGCCCTAGAGGTAAACGACTGACAACATGGAACTAGAAGCTCAGCGCAAGACGAAAGAGCTAGCCAGAAGAAGTGAACCACTCGGTAAACATCGAGTACCTGTTGCAGGAAGGCCTGATAGGCTCCCATCGATGCAAGAGGGAATCGCTAAGGATGCATAAAGGCAAAAGCTTCACTAGAAGAGAACAGCTTAGACAGCAAACATAGACTAGAGTCACTAACACCAACGAGAAGCGCGAACATCAACGAGAAGCGCTAGCGCAGACAAGAAGGACTTTCGCAAACAAGAAGGATTAGCAGAGTTAAAGACAAGTGTCGGCAAGCCAATGACTCGCCTAGGGGTAACGATTTTGAACTAAATAACGGCAAACCAGTTAGCTAAGGCTAAGCATTCACCGCATTAATGGGGGTGTCGGGCGTAGACTCCATGCTCGGGCGGTACATGACCACGCAGTTACGGCCATTGCGCTTGGCCTGATACATGGCGAGATCGACCCGCTTCATGAGTGGATCCAGGCTAAGATCCTCCTCCACACTGGTACAGACACCGAAACTGGCGGTAATGCTCAGGTCACTATAGTGAGGCTTAGTCTGAATCGACTCTATGGCCAGGCGACACTGCTTGGCGATCTTGAGGGCCGCCTGCTCATCCGTGTACGGCAAGAAGAGCGCAAACTCTTCACCGCCCATGCGCACAAACAGATCCCTGCTCTTGAGGCTCGGCGTCACCGCATCGACTACTCGCCGCAATGCCCAATCACCGGCGCTATGGCCATAAGTATCGTTGATCGACTTGAAGTGGTCTAAGTCGAACATCACCACACTAAACACGCTGCGATGAGCCAAGACATCGACGAAGAGATTTTCGGCAAAGTCTTGCCCCGTGCCTCGGTTTAATACTCCGGTCAAAGGATCTCGCTGAGAGATGCGCTTATATTTGCGCTTCTGCACAAACATGGTTGCACCAAAAATAATGAGACAGATAGAACAACCAAAGGCGATCATCAGCGCCATACTCTCGTTGTATCTCTCCAGCTCAACCACCTTTTGCTGCGCCGTATAGAGCGCCCTATCCTGGTTGAGCATCTTAATTTCACGGGTCTTCTCGGCATTCTCAAACTTGGCCATCTGATACGCATAGGCCTTTGCCTTGGTCTCATCGATATCGGCCTCACTAAGCTGCATATACTCGTCCAGATAACGATAGGCCTCCTGGTAGCTTCCCTCTAAAGCCAAGGCATCGGCCATCATCTTATAGGCGCGTTTCTTGGCGTTGAGCACGCTTGGTTCGTCCTCAACATCTATGACTTGCTGGGCGTATTGCTTGGCGCTTTCAACCTCTTTCTTCATCAAGTAGGTTTCGGCCAGCAAGGCATTAACATCGTTAATCTCTAACTGAAACTTAAATGTCTTGTACTTTGCAAGCGCTGAAAGGAACAGCTTCTCCGCTTGCTCAAGCTCGCCTAGCTTAAGGTGTGAAGTGCCCTTGCCCTTGTCGGCCATGGCAACAATAAGCGGAATATTATGTTCACTACAGAAGGTGCGGGTATCGGCAAATAACTGCTTAGCCTCATTGTAATGAGAGAGCTTTAGCTCCCCTGCCGCCAATAGCACTTGGGCATAACACTGCTCTTTCGGCGATCTGTCGCGGCTGAGTGCATAGGCCAGCGAGGCATAGCGCTTCACCTCATCATAGACTTCGAGATCCAGATAGAGGTTGGCCAACCTCAGATAAGAGGTCATCTTAATGGTCACATCATCTATCTGCTCGATACGGTCGAGATTCTTCGCCATTGCATCCAAGGCGCCCTGATAGTTCTTCATGGCGATCAGCGCTGTGGCCTGATACAGATAGATGGAATTTTGAGTTTCGGGAGAGTGGCTCAGCTGTTCGGCCTGAGTAAGTAGGTTAAAGGCGCGCTCGTAGGCACCGTTATACATCTCCTTGTTACTCTCCAGGGTCAACACCCGAGCCCTCTGTTCGCGGCTCAAGTGCTGGGTATTCTCTTTAAGGTAGGCAATTACCTCAGACGACTTGGCCGGCTCTGCAATTAAGGATGCCTTTAGCTCATCGATAACCGCGTCATAATCGACATCGCTCGCAACGGCAGATCCGCAAAGCGCTATCGAAAAGACACAAGCCAAAAATAGTCTGAGGTAATACATATAGTTTCTACGAGTTACTTGCTGTCATCTGGGTTAGTGATGATCAAATAGGATTGTACTTCGCTGGTGTCACCTGAGAGCGAATCGAGCTGCGCTTTATCACCCGACAACACCGCCTGGATCTCTTCATCCGTTAGGCCATTGGCTTTCATCACACCTTCTGGATCAGCCTTGTAAGCCTCTAACAGCGCGGCATCCGAACCTAACTTCTGAAAAAAATCGCTTAGCTTAGACATATCATTCTCCATTGTTATGTAATAACACTAGTTGCTAGACAAAAGTTTGACCACTCTAGCTTTAATCAAACTCCGTCTCATTTTTTTAACCCAATAAAGCTTCTGAAATACCGAGTTTTGCCAAAACCTTATGGTTCACCTTCAGCGGCGCCGCCGGTGGAATTAGCAAGGTAGTAATAGCAGTTAACTTGGCTTGGGGTAACGCCTTGAGTAATAAGCGTTCAATTCGAGGCGCCTGTGTCGGTAAATTGGGCGCTTCATATAAAATGACCTCATGGTCTAACGGATACCACTCGCTAAGCTGCTCAACCAAGACCTGCAAACAATCCGAGTTAGTATGAAACTTGGTGAGCGTGTGCTCTCCGGCGATGGCTATCTGCCACAGCAGCAGATGGGTGGCGGGATCCGGCGTATGACAGTAGAACATGAATTGACTGGCCTCGAAGCTCTGGTGACCAGATTGTCCAGGGTCTATCCCCACGTCGGCCCATAAGCAGGCCTCGGCTGAGATCCCCGGCTCCATCTTGGCCTCGAAACCTTCTTCGCGCGCCCGGCGAATGGCGATATGGGACACACAGGCAAACACACCTGGATGACCATACAGGGCGCACACGACCCGCTTACCCGCCCTAACCTCGGTCAATATCGCCTCGACCATCTGTTGGTAGGTATCACGACGGCTCTTAACTTCTTCACCCTGGGCATAGTATTGATGCAGTGATCGGACATCATGATTCATGCTCTCAAGCCACTGGAGGGCAAAGGCATCGGGCACCAAAGAAAAAACCACGTCGGCCAGCTCGATATAACTCTTACTCAGCACGGTTATTTGACCGCCCAGGTTAAGACCTGTGCCGACACAAACCAAACTGCCAAGCTTTTTAGATTCATCCATTCTTGCTGTATCCATTATTACCACAGGCGATATATTACCGCTAAATTCCCGGCTAACCCGGCTAATTAGTCACTATTTGCACCTAGGGCAAACCAACGCTTGCAAACAAGATGTAAATAAAATTTAACTTACCACAATTCGGGATAAAACAAATACTAACAATTAATTAGTCTGGCATTTTCATCACGACTCAGAGATTCTCCCGCGCTACTTGGACAAAATTCATTCAGGCTAGTGAAACTAATCCTTAACACACCTGTCTGAACTATTCGCCCTCCCCTTGGGCGCCCCAAACACACAGGCCTAAGCTGATACGCAGGCTAGATCCAGAAAACGGCGATAGCGCTTGTCAGCATGGGGAATGCTTGGGTATCATGGCCGACAGATTTTTAGGGAAGTAGCGCATTCAATGACCATCAAAAAACATAGTATTACTCTATTAGGCGCAGCGGCGCTGTCTCTTTCATTAAGCGCATGTAGCGTGTTCGACTGGCTGATCTATAAGCCAGATGTGCCACAAGGCAACTACATGGAGACGCAGCAGGTCGAGAAACTCAGAATCGAGATGACCAAAGAGCAGGTCGAATATATCCTGGGCCGTCCCGTATTAAGAGACAGCTTCTCGGACGACACCTGGTACTATGTCTATCACTACAAGAGTGGTCGTGACGCCAGCATCACACATAAAGAGCTGGTGCTGCACTTTACCAATGACAAGCTTTCTAAAGTCGATGGCGACTATGAACTAGCTGCAGACTTTAACACCCCGCTGGATCAGAGCTCGCTGCCAGAACTAGGCGCCGCAAAGGGTGACCTGGTTCCACTAAATCCAGAGCAGCGTCCAGATACCAAGCCACTCGTGGAAGAGAAGAAAGCACAAGAACTCAACGAAGTTAAAGAGTTTGAATAAACGCTTTAACTAATGCCAGGCTAAGTCAAACACCTTGGCATCAAGACGAAAAAAGGGTCCTAAGCATTGCTTAAGACCCTTTTTACTATCTAGTGGTTTTTTCTTTATTCTTAACTCTTAACTCTACAATGCGCCTTGCAGCCTATCCTGCCAGACGGCTTATCTGGCCTTACTTAACTCTCGATAATATTCCCAGAGGAAACAAAAACTTAACTAGCTCACCTTAGCGCCAGTGGTCTTGTTGGCGCGGCCCTCGCTCTTAGCCTTTTCGGCGCGTTGACGACGCACATCTTTGGGATCGGCAATCAAGGGGCGATAGATCTCCACTCGCTGCCCGGGTTCTAGCACCTCATCATGCTTCACCGCTCGGCTGAAGATACCTAGCTTTACCTTCTCCAGATCGATCTCAGGAAAGAAACGGCAGATATCGCTCTGCTTTACCGCCTCGATACAACTGGTGCCCGGCGACACCATGACGCTGATACGCTTCTGCTGGGTAGGCAGTGCATAAATCACTTCAACGGCAAACTTATCTTGATCGCTCATCTTACATCCTAAGAAGATTAAAAAGCTGTTATTTGTAAATCACTTTGGCGCGGCTGGTGAAGGCGGTCACCATAGAAGACATCAGCTCTTTGAACACCTTACCGAAGGCCAGATCCGCTATCGAACTGGAAAATTCGAAGTTAAGCTCGAAATCCACCTTACAGGCATCTTCCGTCAACTCGGTAAACTCCCATTGACCGTGCAGATGCTTAAAGGGGCCATTTTCCAGCGCCAGCTCAATTCGCTTACCAGGAATAACCTGATTGCGTGTGGTAAAGGTCTTGCTGATCCCCGCCTTGGAGACATCGACCGAGGCCAACATGGTCTTACCATCAAACTCGAGTACCTTACCGCCAACACAACCCGGCAGAAACTCCTTATAGGATTCCACATCGTTGACTAACTCGTACATCTGCATGGCACTAAAGCGCACTAATACGCTACGGGAAATCTTGGGCATATGACTGTTTAACCTGAAACCTTGGCCTGACACCATAAAGCAAAAAATTGATTTTAACATGCTAGGCAACACCGGTCACCTCACCCAGCACTCATGCCAAGCTCAAAAAAACACCACCTCGACCCATTTACGCAGGCAAATTAAACAAATAATCGCGCGAGCCAATTCCAAATTGGTTTACCGCGCGTATAATAGCCCTCCTATGGCTAAGAAAAACGCAAAAAAATCAAAGAACCCACCGGCGACGATTGCACGCAACAAACGCGCAAACTTCGACTATAAATTTGAAGAGAAATTTGAAGCCGGCTTATCCCTGATGGGATGGGAAGTGAAATCGATCCGAGTCGGAAAGGTAAACCTGTCTGAGAGCTATGTATTCCTCAGAGACGGTGAGGCCTACCTGTTTGGATGCACCATCACACCGCTCAATACCGCATCGACTCACGTGGTTTGTGACCCCATGCGCGATCGTAAGCTGCTGCTCAACCGCAGAGAGCTGGATAAGCTGCAGGGCCTGGTAGAGCGTCAAGGTTACTCTATCGTGCCTATCTCCATGTATTGGCGCAAAAACGCCTGGGTGAAGCTCGAAATCGGCCTGGGTAAGGGTAAGAAAGAGCACGATAAGCGCGACGATACCAAAGAGCGCGAATGGAAGATTGAAAAATCTCGTACCATGAAACATGCTGCACGATAATAATCGCTGTGATTCAGCGACTTGTCTGGCATAAAACGTACGGATAACGAACAAACGATAGTAACCCCTATGATTAATCCTTGGTAATCGAGGACGACGCGGGTTACAATCGACCTTGTACTGGGGGCGATTCTGGATTCGACAAGATTCACGAAACCCTAGGAGCATGCCGAGGGGCGGTTGGCCTCGTAAAAAGCCGCACAGTTATAGTTGCAAACGACGATAACTACGCTCTAGCAGCTTAGGCTAGCTAGCCATCTTGCTCACGTTTCTCAAATGGGCAGAGTATTAAGATGGTCACCTTTACATTTGATAGCGAGGGAACCATGTTCAGGGGTGAACCGCGAAACAGTACTGAACTCGCCAATAACAATCCTGTCTTTCGGAGTGTTGTTGGTTAACCAATAGAAAGACTAAGCATGTAGCGCCGAGGATGTAGGCTTTTTGGACGCGGGTTCAAGTCCCGCCGCCTCCACCAATAACAGAAACGAAGACGTCCTAGGACGTCTTTTTTTCTGCCTTTAAGAAAGTAAAATCAACCATTTAGCGATACCCACCCTTCCAGTAAGGACTTTTTTAGTCCGATTATATCCGGTTGCAATAGATACATCGGCGGGTACACTGAAGGTACACACACTCTATGGTGTACCTAATATGGCTAAGCAGACTACCCAATTAAGTGACACAGAAGTTAAGAACGCGAAATCTCGAGATAAGGAATATCACCTTTTCGATGGTCATGGTTTAAGATTGCGCATTAAACCGAACGGCTCGAAACTTTGGCTTTTCAACTACACCCACCCTCTTACTAAGAAACGTAATAATTTAGGCCTAGGCTCCTATCCCACAGTGTCGCTTGCTCTTGCGCGAAAAAAAGCCGTTTCAGCCAGAGAACTGCTAGCTGAAGATATAGATCCAAAAGCTCATCGCGAAGACCAAATAGCTAAAAAAGCAGCAATCATAGAGCACACACTTATCAATGTCGCCAAAGATTGGATGGAGTGTAAAAAAGAAGCTGTAACTGAAAAACATGCAGCGAAGACTTGGAGTTCTCTCGAACTGCATATTTTTTCCGATCTTGGCAAATTACCCATCAGTCAAATTACTGCACCGAAAGTCATTACAATCCTTCGGACGATAGAAGCCAAAGGACATTTAGATACAGTGAAACGCTTATGCCAGAGGCTTAATGAGATAATGGTATTTGCAGTAAACACAGGCTTGATCCACTCGAACCCATTAAGTGGTATTAAATCCGTATTTAAGCAGCCAAAGAAAAATCACCTATCGGCGATGCAGCCTCATGAACTACCGGAGCTAATGCAAGCCATAGCAAACGCGAGTATTCAAAGGTTAACTAGGCTGTTACTTGAATGGCAACTTCATACTATGACTAGGCCTAACGAAGCTGCTAGCGCAAGATGGGATGAAATTGACCAGGAAAATCGACTTTGGACTATTCCAGCCAGCAAAATGAAAATGCGACGTGCTCATCAAATCCCACTAACCGATGAAACCATTACGTTACTTGAAATACTCAGACCAATAAGTGGACACCGCGAGTACCTGTTTCCTGCAGCTCGTAATCCCAAAACTCATTACAGCGAGCAAACAGCAAACGCTTCTTTGATTCGTATGCAACTCAAAGGTCGCACTACCGCTCATGGTTTTAGGTCCCTTGCGAGTACAACGCTTAACGAACAAGGCTTCGATCCTGATGTTATAGAGGCCGCGTTAGCGCACACAGATAAAAACCAGGTTCGCAGTGCTTATAACCGCAGCGTTTATTTGGAAAGAAGAAAAGTCATGATGGCTTGGTGGAGTGAGCATATCACTCAAGCTGCGCAAGGTAATTTAAGCCTTGCTCAAAACAACACAAACTTGCGATTAATTGCCAATTAAAGAGGGATTTCATGGCTAGATATCAACTTAAAACAACGCTTACAGCCCTTCAGGCAGTTGAATTAATATTGGATAGAGACTTCGACTCAATATTAAGAAACGATCCGGATTATAAAACGGCACAGGAACTATATGAATGTTTAATTGAAGAATATGAAATTGCCATAAATTGTGCTGAAAACAGCATAATTAAGATAAGCTTACCACCGACCTTGGGGGTCTCAGATGCACAGGCATCAAAACAAAGCCTCGCAGCTTTTTTTAGACAAAATGACAACCCCAACTATGCCAAACTTATCATGCCCCAAGGAAAGAATGGTGTGACGGATGATAATGGGCTTTCACATAAACCTCATGGCAATGCACTACGAAATAATAAAGTTCGAGAAGAGGTACTCGAATTCGCACTCTACGTAATCAAGAAGTTTCCTGACCAATGTGAATCTGCGGCAAAATGGGCACAAACCATAGACGAAAAAGCTCAACTAAAGTGGCCTAACACTGCTGAACCCCCTCTAAGTCGAGCGACCATCGAAAAGTTAATAGGTAAAGCATTAAAAATCTGAAACTAAATTTAGTTTCAGAAACTAAATAAATACCGTCAGAAATCAGCGATATGTCCATCGTATTCTTCATCCGTCCAAGCAAAATTGCTAACATACGGAGAAGACCATGAAAGTATTAAGATTGAGAGATGTCATTCAGTTAACGGGCTTAGCGCGTTCAACAATTTATGACTACATAGCCAAAAAGCAATTCCCTAAGCCGATAGATCTTGGTGAACGAGCTGTTGGTTGGCTTGAGCACGAAATCCAAGATTGGATCCAGCAACGTATAGAAAAACGAGATGCATAACCCAGTAAGTCACTAATGTAGCCATTTGGTAAAGTTAGTGACTTTGATTGGCAAGCGTATAGCGCACACACAGGCATTGTTGGTGCGCTATAGCTTACGCTAGATGCCGCTGGATGAAAATTGCAGGTTTTTTACCCCCCTAATTTTAAGCGCGTTTACAGTAACCCTTAGGCTCAATAGGCATTCGCGCCACTCGGCAGCCTGAGGGTTTAGGGGATATTGATAATATCTTATTAGGTTTTTTATTTAGAAATTCTTGTAAGTGGATATTGCTATGTATGCAACAACGTCTAAGTACTATGAGTATCAAGGGATGTTCTGGAAAATACAAAGCGCACCATCTGGCTGTTACACACCAATGCTGAGATCAATCTGTCAGCTTTTCTTTAATATGCACAGCTACCACGCTCGACTTCTAGTCTTTAGGTTTGATTTAAGACAATCCAGCTTTACCGACAGCAACCAGCGCATCACTCGGTTTTTCAGGCGACTCAATCGTCGATTAATGACAAAGTATAAGCTTCAGCGACTGGGTTATTTTTGGACTCGAGAACAAGATAGCGCTAAAGCACAGCATTACCATTGTGTACTATTTATCGACGGCAAGTGCGTCAACTTCCCTTCAACCGTTTCGGCTATGTGTGAAGAAGTCTGGGCAAACATGAGCGGTTCATACTGGCGACCAGATAATTGCTTTTACCTAAGCCACCGGCATAATCATCAAACCATTGGCGAGGTAATTTATCGCTTAAGTTATCTTGCAAAAACACGTGGCAAAGATAAAAAGTCGCCTCAAACCAAAAACTATGGTTCAAGCCGAATCACCGCTAATCCCAAATCAGTATCGCCACGAAAAGATGTGACCCGCGCGCATTAGGATGACTCGCGACACCTGCGCAATTAATACCAAAGCACTAATGCATTACCAAGGGTCAGATTTGAAATCTGACCCTTTTAAAACAACACTCGCCTGGAACCTCCATGAGCCGCCAATGGAATTAAAGCAAACAACTGGAAAGGTTAGCTTGAATCGCCTCTACAAAGGGGCTTTCAAGGGGCTTTCAAGGGGCTTTCAAGGGGCTTTCAAGGGGCTTTCAAGGGGCTTTCAAGGGGCTTTCAAGGGGCTTTCAAGGGGCTTTCAGCCAATGATAACTATGAAACAACTCAGGTAAACTGCCCCTCATATAAACCTTTCCCTGAAAACTCAGGATATGTTGTTAGGGCTATTGGCAACAACTCAAGTTTTTGAATTTACCCGAACAAAATCTCTAAACGCCTGCCTGTGATCTCCAAATCCAGAGTCCATTAAGCCTTGTTCGTGATACTCTAGCCATCTATAAATAGCACTATCAATACCAATCTGGCCATCCAATAAACCACTTACGTAAGACTCAGGATTTGTAGTTAGATCTTCCGCATAAAACCTTTCGGCTGTTATCGCAGTCTGTTCTAACTCGCTATCAGGTATATGCTTAAGCGCAATAATTTTACTGAATACATTGGGCTTCAAATGCCTCCCTGACACATAACAATTTTGCTTCCAGGCTTGCGCGACACACGCTGCAATGTCAGCTCGACACTTCCAATATCCATAAACCCATTGTTCACAAAAGTGATATCGATAAATAGGCTTTCCTGACAGCTCACCAATTCTCTGTCTCATTAAAATGAGTGCATCATATTCATCAGCTTTATATTGAGTTGTCAGCAAAAAACCATCCACGCTATTCCCATCAGTTGACAACAATAGAGAATCCAGCCAATCGCCAAATAGCTTAGGACGTTTATAAAAATGATTTAACTCATAAAGTTCATCTGAGGCACCTTCAAGCCATTCGAGTTGGACATTAAATAATGCAGCCGCAGATTCTAATAAGTCACCGGTTAACATCTTTAGGAGTTCAGCCTCATCTTCGACTTGATGAATGGTCAGATTATGGCCAAAAAAACGTGGGATCTGGGCTCGGGCTACGCCATGCTCTTCAAAAAGTCGTATGAAACGCTGGACAGTATTAGTAACTACGGGCTCAGGCTTGCGCCATTTTTTATATCGTTCTTTGAGGGCAAAGAATGCTTCAATATCACCTAATCCAACCATGGATAATCATCCTTTTTTACTCGGTAAAATAGCCTAACTGGCAATGTGATGAAAACTGTATGCAGAGCTTAAAGCTGCCATATCACAATAATCCATCTCAAGGTCAAAAGGCACGACATGGAGCTTTAACCCCGGTTTAAACTCAAAATGAGCCAGAGATTCTGTAAAACCAATATGCTTGGGGTAAATCAGGTACAGGTCACCTTGCCCACCTATGTACTTTTCACCATAAGCATACAGCTGATACATATCCGCTTGATTTAGATTGTACTTATCTTTAGCTGTATTAAGCGACGAATCAAGCAACTTCCATTTTGTGTCCATCACGGTGATCACCCGAAATTTATCATAGACGACCAAATCAGGCTTTAGCCGGAACCAATCGCTACCATTGTGAAGAGTTAAACATTGGCTAGATGCCTGTTCTTTTAACTTTAACGCTGATGGCAGTTGTCGTCGTAATTGTTTGGCAACATAGCGTTCAAATAGCTGTTCCATCGGGAAAAGAAAAGATAAGCCATCATGCTTACCGACCATTGCTACCGGTGATTGATAACTTAAAATCAGTTCACACCATGGTTTTAAAGGACGATAGTGAGCAAGTCCTCTATCTTCCTTCCACAGCCTAAAATCTAAAGCATAGTTAGCCGATAACTCGATATCGTTAAATACGAATAACAGTTCACGAGCGAGGCGTTGATTAGCAGTCGATTTAGACCACTTCAGCACTTGCTTCAATGAAGAATTCAGCAGACGGTTTTCTGATCGATTAGCGTTATAGACATCATGAG contains the following coding sequences:
- a CDS encoding outer membrane protein assembly factor BamE codes for the protein MTIKKHSITLLGAAALSLSLSACSVFDWLIYKPDVPQGNYMETQQVEKLRIEMTKEQVEYILGRPVLRDSFSDDTWYYVYHYKSGRDASITHKELVLHFTNDKLSKVDGDYELAADFNTPLDQSSLPELGAAKGDLVPLNPEQRPDTKPLVEEKKAQELNEVKEFE
- a CDS encoding SAM-dependent methyltransferase codes for the protein MDESKKLGSLVCVGTGLNLGGQITVLSKSYIELADVVFSLVPDAFALQWLESMNHDVRSLHQYYAQGEEVKSRRDTYQQMVEAILTEVRAGKRVVCALYGHPGVFACVSHIAIRRAREEGFEAKMEPGISAEACLWADVGIDPGQSGHQSFEASQFMFYCHTPDPATHLLLWQIAIAGEHTLTKFHTNSDCLQVLVEQLSEWYPLDHEVILYEAPNLPTQAPRIERLLLKALPQAKLTAITTLLIPPAAPLKVNHKVLAKLGISEALLG
- a CDS encoding SRPBCC family protein gives rise to the protein MPKISRSVLVRFSAMQMYELVNDVESYKEFLPGCVGGKVLEFDGKTMLASVDVSKAGISKTFTTRNQVIPGKRIELALENGPFKHLHGQWEFTELTEDACKVDFELNFEFSSSIADLAFGKVFKELMSSMVTAFTSRAKVIYK
- the aceB gene encoding malate synthase A gives rise to the protein MTEQVMNKHQLETGLSILGAPVPGQEIVLNEGALSLLEVLCDQFAAEVPKLLEMRRQKQELIDKGALPDFLPETRAIRDGDWQIRGIPQDLQDRRVEITGPVDRKMIINALNANVKVFMADFEDSLAPSWIKVIQGQINLRDAVRGEIEYTAPETGKHYTLDEDPAVLIARVRGLHLKEKHVVFNGEAIPGALFDFCLYFYHNYRQLLEKGSGPYFYIPKLESHVEARWWAKVFAYVEERFCLTPGTIKCTCLIETLPAVFEMEEILYELRSNIVALNCGRWDYIFSYIKTLKKHSDRILPDRQAVTMDKPFLSAYSRLLIKTCHKRGALAMGGMAAFIPAKDQAQNEAVLVKVRGDKELEARNGHDGTWVAHPGLADTAMGIFNEYIGEDHVNQLHITRDVDAPILARDLLMPCEGERTESGMRLNIRIALQYIEAWIRGNGCVPIYGLMEDAATAEISRTSIWQWIQHEQKLSNGKLVTKALFKEMLVEELANVKLEVGPDRFTHGSFTQAAVLLEEITTADELVDFLTLPGYEILTQGDNA
- a CDS encoding RnfH family protein, whose protein sequence is MSDQDKFAVEVIYALPTQQKRISVMVSPGTSCIEAVKQSDICRFFPEIDLEKVKLGIFSRAVKHDEVLEPGQRVEIYRPLIADPKDVRRQRAEKAKSEGRANKTTGAKVS
- the smpB gene encoding SsrA-binding protein SmpB; protein product: MAKKNAKKSKNPPATIARNKRANFDYKFEEKFEAGLSLMGWEVKSIRVGKVNLSESYVFLRDGEAYLFGCTITPLNTASTHVVCDPMRDRKLLLNRRELDKLQGLVERQGYSIVPISMYWRKNAWVKLEIGLGKGKKEHDKRDDTKEREWKIEKSRTMKHAAR
- a CDS encoding tetratricopeptide repeat-containing diguanylate cyclase, producing the protein MYYLRLFLACVFSIALCGSAVASDVDYDAVIDELKASLIAEPAKSSEVIAYLKENTQHLSREQRARVLTLESNKEMYNGAYERAFNLLTQAEQLSHSPETQNSIYLYQATALIAMKNYQGALDAMAKNLDRIEQIDDVTIKMTSYLRLANLYLDLEVYDEVKRYASLAYALSRDRSPKEQCYAQVLLAAGELKLSHYNEAKQLFADTRTFCSEHNIPLIVAMADKGKGTSHLKLGELEQAEKLFLSALAKYKTFKFQLEINDVNALLAETYLMKKEVESAKQYAQQVIDVEDEPSVLNAKKRAYKMMADALALEGSYQEAYRYLDEYMQLSEADIDETKAKAYAYQMAKFENAEKTREIKMLNQDRALYTAQQKVVELERYNESMALMIAFGCSICLIIFGATMFVQKRKYKRISQRDPLTGVLNRGTGQDFAENLFVDVLAHRSVFSVVMFDLDHFKSINDTYGHSAGDWALRRVVDAVTPSLKSRDLFVRMGGEEFALFLPYTDEQAALKIAKQCRLAIESIQTKPHYSDLSITASFGVCTSVEEDLSLDPLMKRVDLAMYQAKRNGRNCVVMYRPSMESTPDTPINAVNA